The following are from one region of the Planctomycetota bacterium genome:
- a CDS encoding zinc metallopeptidase, with the protein MFFYFDWTWWLMIPAILIALYAQIRVKTTYAKYAQRTASSGINATDAARQILDQAGLADVPIEHVPGNLTDHYDPRERVLRLSDTVYNSRSLAALGVAAHEAGHAIQHQQSYTPLVFRNGIAPVVAFGQHLWYIILLGSIFMMSTYRGWPVWMLDVGIIVMTGVVVFQVVTLPVEFNASKRALVLLKTNGIVLESEISDARAVLNAAAFTYVAATLSSILMLLRLILIRRSQD; encoded by the coding sequence ATGTTTTTCTATTTCGACTGGACATGGTGGCTGATGATTCCCGCCATCTTAATCGCTTTATACGCCCAGATACGCGTCAAGACCACTTACGCGAAATATGCCCAGCGGACTGCAAGTTCCGGGATTAATGCCACTGACGCGGCGCGCCAGATACTCGACCAAGCCGGCCTCGCCGATGTCCCGATAGAACATGTTCCGGGAAACCTGACCGACCATTACGACCCTCGTGAAAGAGTATTGCGGTTATCAGATACCGTATATAACAGCCGTTCATTAGCCGCCTTGGGCGTTGCCGCGCACGAAGCCGGACACGCCATCCAGCACCAGCAATCATATACACCGCTGGTATTCCGGAACGGAATCGCTCCGGTAGTAGCTTTCGGCCAGCATTTATGGTATATCATACTTCTGGGAAGTATTTTTATGATGTCAACTTATCGGGGTTGGCCGGTTTGGATGCTTGATGTCGGGATAATAGTAATGACCGGAGTGGTTGTCTTCCAGGTTGTGACCTTGCCGGTAGAATTTAATGCCAGCAAGCGTGCTTTGGTGTTATTGAAAACAAACGGCATTGTTTTAGAGAGTGAAATCAGTGATGCCCGGGCGGTTTTGAATGCGGCTGCTTTTACCTATGTTGCCGCAACACTCTCTTCAATCTTGATGCTTCTGCGTTTGATTTTAATCCGGCGGTCCCAGGATTGA
- a CDS encoding Hsp20/alpha crystallin family protein: protein MSPARHSINQHTKGISHGLGGFREIVISSNKLVMMYSEHIWHPPTDVYETSEEIIIKCEISGISQDDIAINIEENKVVIKGIRSDCDKRPKRVFKQMEINYGALERVIALHGYVEPEHAYASYRDGFLELVIPKNNQPSSCKTKQIKIKK, encoded by the coding sequence ATGAGCCCAGCAAGACATTCGATTAATCAACACACCAAAGGCATCTCGCATGGACTTGGCGGTTTTCGCGAGATAGTGATTTCGTCCAACAAGCTCGTCATGATGTATTCCGAACATATCTGGCATCCGCCTACAGATGTCTACGAAACCTCCGAAGAAATAATCATTAAATGCGAGATTTCCGGCATAAGCCAGGATGATATCGCCATTAATATCGAAGAAAATAAAGTCGTGATTAAAGGAATCCGGTCGGATTGTGATAAGCGGCCAAAGCGTGTTTTTAAACAGATGGAAATAAATTACGGCGCCCTGGAGAGGGTAATTGCTTTGCACGGTTATGTCGAGCCGGAGCATGCTTACGCCTCATACAGGGATGGTTTTCTGGAGCTGGTTATACCGAAAAACAACCAGCCATCATCGTGTAAAACAAAACAGATTAAAATTAAAAAATAA
- the lon gene encoding endopeptidase La, whose product MPDENDGKDIEAALPVVQDRLKEGTVVELAILSSRDIVLFPGVLMPLLISDSESLSLIDDVLGGDKSFGHITMKGTAEQEDDTRAYNLYEYGCRAVVLKMLKMPDGKARILVQGGERFKLVGMVQHEPYLKAKVQIIQDVVENSDELLALTRTATNVFINVIKQVPYLPVEELQMAAMNITSPVLLSYLIAANMNFPVQEKQKILEENDVKLKLERIIRLLNREMEVIQLGSKIQNQLQSEITKAQKDQLLREQMRIIQQELGEEDDHSREMKELKEKVEKAKLSPEAQKAADEEIARLARISPASAEYSVSRTYLDWLVTLPWSASTNDMLDIKKAQKVLDDDHYGLEKVKERILEYLAVRKLKNDMRGPILCFVGPPGVGKTSLGRSIARALGRNFYRMSLGGIRDEAEVRGHRRTYVGALPGRIIQGIRKAGSNNPIFMLDEVDKIGQDFRGDPSSALLEVLDPEQNFSFSDHYLEVPFDLSKVMFITTANILDTIPPPLQDRMEILELPGYTEEEKIKIAQLHLIPKQLKEHGLDEKDFTIDESALCKIISSYARESGVRNLEREIATLCRKIAKEKASGNKFARKITANNVADFLGPIKYFQEIAERTSEPGVATGLAWTRVGGDILFIEATRMKGNKGFMLTGHLGEVMKESAQAALSYIRAHAKKFKIQEDFFRESDIHVHVPAGAIPKDGPSAGVTMAISLISLLTNRPVRSDVAMTGEITLRGKVLPVGGIKEKVLAAKSSGIKTVLLPKKNMKDIEDIPLRLTKGLHFEYLDTIEQAVKKAFK is encoded by the coding sequence ATGCCTGACGAAAATGACGGAAAAGATATTGAAGCGGCATTGCCTGTGGTTCAGGACCGCCTGAAAGAAGGAACGGTTGTTGAATTGGCGATTTTATCTTCACGCGATATCGTCCTGTTCCCCGGAGTCCTCATGCCTTTGTTAATTAGTGATTCCGAGTCGTTAAGCCTGATTGATGATGTCTTGGGCGGCGATAAATCATTCGGCCATATCACGATGAAAGGGACTGCCGAACAGGAGGATGATACCAGGGCCTATAACTTATATGAGTATGGTTGCCGCGCGGTCGTCTTGAAAATGCTGAAGATGCCCGACGGCAAAGCGCGTATTTTGGTCCAGGGCGGCGAAAGATTTAAGCTCGTTGGCATGGTCCAGCACGAACCTTATCTTAAGGCAAAGGTCCAAATCATTCAGGATGTCGTGGAAAATTCAGATGAGCTGCTTGCCTTAACACGCACTGCTACCAATGTTTTTATCAATGTCATCAAACAGGTCCCTTATTTGCCGGTGGAAGAACTGCAAATGGCGGCCATGAATATTACTTCCCCGGTGTTGCTTTCTTATCTGATTGCCGCAAACATGAATTTCCCTGTCCAGGAGAAGCAGAAAATACTTGAAGAAAACGATGTCAAATTGAAATTGGAGCGTATCATCCGGCTTCTCAACCGCGAAATGGAAGTCATCCAGTTGGGCAGTAAAATCCAGAACCAGCTGCAGAGTGAAATAACAAAAGCGCAAAAAGACCAGCTCCTGCGTGAGCAGATGCGCATCATACAGCAGGAACTGGGCGAAGAAGACGACCACTCCCGTGAAATGAAAGAACTTAAGGAAAAAGTTGAAAAAGCCAAACTGTCTCCCGAAGCCCAGAAAGCGGCGGATGAAGAGATTGCTCGCCTGGCGCGTATTTCTCCTGCTTCGGCTGAATATAGTGTTTCCCGGACATATCTGGACTGGCTTGTTACACTGCCATGGTCTGCCTCAACGAACGACATGCTGGACATAAAAAAGGCGCAGAAAGTCCTTGACGACGACCATTACGGCCTGGAAAAGGTGAAGGAAAGGATTCTTGAATACCTTGCCGTCAGGAAACTTAAAAACGATATGCGCGGGCCAATACTCTGTTTCGTCGGGCCTCCGGGTGTCGGTAAGACATCGCTGGGTCGTTCGATTGCCCGTGCTTTGGGAAGGAATTTTTACCGTATGTCCTTGGGCGGAATCCGGGATGAGGCGGAAGTCCGCGGCCACCGCCGCACCTACGTCGGCGCTTTGCCGGGCAGGATTATCCAGGGCATCCGTAAAGCCGGTTCCAATAACCCAATTTTTATGCTGGATGAAGTCGATAAAATCGGGCAGGATTTCCGGGGCGATCCTTCAAGTGCCCTTCTGGAAGTGCTTGACCCCGAACAGAATTTTTCCTTTTCCGACCATTACTTGGAAGTTCCTTTCGACCTTTCCAAGGTGATGTTCATTACCACGGCCAATATCCTGGATACCATTCCCCCGCCGTTACAGGACAGGATGGAAATACTGGAATTGCCCGGCTATACCGAGGAGGAAAAAATAAAAATTGCCCAACTGCACCTGATTCCGAAACAACTGAAGGAACACGGTTTGGATGAAAAGGATTTTACCATAGATGAATCAGCCCTGTGTAAAATAATCAGTTCTTATGCGCGTGAATCGGGCGTCCGCAACCTGGAAAGGGAAATTGCCACTCTCTGCCGTAAAATAGCCAAGGAAAAAGCCAGCGGCAATAAATTCGCCAGGAAAATCACGGCTAATAATGTCGCTGACTTTTTAGGACCCATCAAGTATTTCCAGGAAATCGCCGAACGCACCAGCGAACCCGGCGTGGCAACCGGACTGGCCTGGACCAGGGTCGGAGGTGATATCCTTTTTATAGAAGCCACACGCATGAAAGGGAATAAAGGTTTCATGCTTACCGGCCACTTGGGCGAAGTGATGAAAGAATCTGCCCAGGCGGCTTTGAGTTATATCCGGGCGCATGCCAAGAAGTTTAAGATACAGGAAGATTTCTTCAGGGAATCAGATATCCATGTCCATGTCCCGGCCGGGGCGATTCCGAAAGACGGCCCTTCCGCCGGCGTGACCATGGCGATTTCGCTGATTTCGCTCTTGACCAACAGGCCCGTCCGTTCCGATGTCGCTATGACAGGGGAAATTACCCTGCGCGGGAAAGTGCTGCCGGTTGGCGGGATAAAAGAAAAGGTGCTTGCGGCAAAAAGCAGCGGCATTAAGACGGTGCTCCTGCCCAAAAAGAACATGAAAGATATCGAGGACATCCCGCTCCGGCTGACCAAAGGACTTCATTTTGAATATTTGGACACCATTGAGCAGGCGGTCAAAAAGGCTTTTAAATAA
- the glgC gene encoding glucose-1-phosphate adenylyltransferase translates to MKKTLVVVMAGGKGERLEPLTRDRTKPAVPFGGIYRIIDFTLSNALNSNFRKIIVLVQYKCNSLNRHLRDGWNFLSPELGEYVETIPPQQRIRDTWYLGTADSVYQNIYSIEKENPAYVIILAGDHVYKMNYAEMLASHIEKNADVTVGAVPVPSELSPLYGIIGVDSSNRITAFQEKPHSNPITKHDNPKMCLASMGIYIFTTSILYETLVADAKNEKSTHDFGRDIVPGLLGKKQLYVYPFTDSKTNGPGYWRDVGTIDAYYMANMDLVSVSPEFNLYEPEWPIYTYRTPAPPPKFVFAQEGPDARRGTALDSLVSQGSIISGGRVERCIISPNVRVNSYSNIFGSILFEGVDVGRRAKIKNAIIDKNVKIPAGMEIGYDLEKDRKRFAVSEGGIVVIAKEQHL, encoded by the coding sequence ATCAAAAAGACACTGGTGGTCGTAATGGCCGGCGGCAAAGGCGAGCGCCTGGAGCCTTTAACCCGCGACCGCACCAAGCCGGCTGTTCCATTCGGCGGGATTTACCGCATCATTGATTTTACCTTAAGCAACGCCCTAAACTCAAATTTCCGGAAGATTATCGTTCTGGTCCAGTATAAATGTAATTCCCTCAACCGCCATTTGCGTGATGGGTGGAATTTCCTTTCCCCGGAATTGGGTGAATACGTGGAAACCATCCCGCCCCAGCAGCGTATCAGGGACACCTGGTACCTGGGCACCGCGGATTCGGTTTACCAGAATATTTATTCAATCGAAAAGGAAAACCCGGCATACGTGATTATCCTTGCCGGCGACCACGTTTACAAAATGAACTATGCGGAAATGCTCGCTTCTCACATTGAAAAAAACGCCGATGTCACGGTCGGCGCCGTTCCTGTTCCTTCGGAATTGTCTCCCCTTTACGGTATTATCGGCGTGGATTCATCAAACCGCATTACCGCCTTTCAGGAAAAACCGCACAGTAATCCGATAACAAAGCATGATAACCCTAAAATGTGCCTGGCATCGATGGGTATCTACATATTTACCACCTCTATTCTGTATGAAACTCTCGTGGCCGATGCGAAAAATGAAAAAAGCACGCATGATTTCGGGCGTGATATTGTCCCCGGCCTTCTCGGCAAGAAACAGCTTTATGTCTACCCATTTACTGATTCTAAAACCAACGGGCCGGGATACTGGCGCGATGTCGGGACCATAGACGCATATTACATGGCGAATATGGATTTGGTTTCGGTCTCGCCTGAATTTAATTTATATGAACCGGAATGGCCTATTTACACCTACCGGACCCCTGCGCCGCCGCCTAAATTTGTCTTTGCGCAGGAAGGACCGGATGCCCGGCGCGGAACGGCGCTTGATTCGCTCGTCAGCCAGGGTTCGATCATCAGCGGCGGCCGTGTGGAGCGCTGCATCATATCGCCCAACGTCCGGGTAAACAGCTATTCCAATATATTCGGCTCTATTCTCTTCGAAGGCGTCGATGTCGGACGCCGCGCCAAGATAAAAAATGCCATCATCGATAAGAATGTTAAAATACCGGCCGGCATGGAAATTGGCTATGACCTGGAAAAAGACCGCAAACGGTTTGCCGTCAGTGAAGGCGGTATCGTAGTAATCGCCAAAGAGCAGCATTTGTAA
- a CDS encoding flavin reductase, with protein MNPKALHKIGYGMYIVSSRKGDSFNGQIANTVFQITSEPPTIAVSIHKKNLTHEYISESNVFTVSVLNKDTPIKLIGTFGFKSGRDLDKFEGVKTKTGVTGVPIVLDNTLAYLEAEVIKSVDVVTHTVFIGKVVNAEVIQDEEGMTYCYYHEVKKGKAPSTAPTYVAAVDNAPKQKEGTKMDKYVCKVCGYIYDPEKGDPDSGIKPGTAFQNIPDDWVCPVCGVGKSEFEKV; from the coding sequence ATGAATCCAAAAGCATTGCATAAAATCGGTTACGGAATGTATATCGTCTCTTCGCGTAAAGGAGACAGTTTTAACGGACAGATTGCCAATACCGTTTTCCAAATTACCTCCGAACCCCCCACCATTGCGGTAAGCATCCATAAGAAAAACCTCACCCATGAATATATTTCCGAAAGCAATGTTTTTACCGTTTCCGTCCTGAATAAGGATACCCCGATTAAACTTATCGGAACATTCGGGTTTAAATCAGGGCGTGACCTGGATAAGTTCGAAGGCGTCAAGACGAAAACCGGGGTGACCGGCGTCCCGATTGTTCTTGATAATACCCTGGCTTACCTGGAAGCCGAAGTCATCAAGTCCGTTGATGTGGTGACCCATACTGTTTTTATCGGCAAGGTGGTCAATGCAGAAGTCATACAGGATGAGGAAGGCATGACCTATTGCTATTATCATGAAGTAAAAAAAGGGAAAGCGCCATCCACCGCCCCGACGTATGTTGCTGCGGTGGATAACGCGCCTAAGCAAAAGGAGGGAACCAAAATGGATAAATATGTTTGCAAAGTCTGCGGCTACATCTACGACCCGGAGAAAGGAGACCCCGATTCCGGTATAAAGCCGGGCACCGCCTTCCAGAATATTCCGGATGACTGGGTCTGTCCGGTCTGTGGCGTCGGTAAATCCGAATTCGAAAAAGTTTAA
- a CDS encoding desulfoferrodoxin, with the protein MAARLQVYKCEICGNIVDVLHEAKGDLVCCGKPMKQMVENTVDASKEKHVPVVEKTSYGFLVKIGSMPHPMEEKHYIEWIEVLADGRVCRKFLKTGDKPEAEFYLKAETVTAREYCNLHGLWKS; encoded by the coding sequence ATGGCCGCGAGATTACAGGTGTACAAATGCGAAATATGCGGGAACATCGTTGATGTATTACACGAAGCCAAAGGCGATTTGGTATGCTGTGGCAAACCTATGAAACAAATGGTGGAAAATACCGTCGATGCTTCAAAGGAAAAGCATGTCCCGGTCGTGGAAAAAACCTCTTACGGATTCTTGGTAAAAATCGGCAGTATGCCCCACCCCATGGAAGAAAAGCATTACATCGAATGGATTGAAGTATTGGCCGATGGCCGGGTCTGCCGCAAGTTCCTAAAAACCGGAGACAAGCCCGAAGCCGAATTCTACCTCAAGGCGGAAACCGTTACCGCCCGCGAATACTGCAACCTCCACGGCCTGTGGAAAAGCTAA
- a CDS encoding serpin family protein → MIKRMITTAFLGMLAVTGVLLYNTALQADWCSKECKSRFKAAVIGHCAFCKTEIFYNADTYCQKCSKKLNRCEGCGMDLAKKSEPIAEPAKNSPKKEEPESKKKASDVNKVVAYNNKFALGLYGMLRAEKGNLFFSPYSISSALAMAYAGAKNETAKQMAKTLYFETDPEILHEAFAQLNKEFNGPDKKGYELNVANMLWGQKGYNFLPAFLDSTKNFYGVELMEVDFEKATEESRQAINSWVEKETKDKIKELLKEGVLNEATRLVLTNAIYFKGKWQFIFDKEGTKNLNFQLAEDKYIETLMMQQENEFNYARLENMRILEMPYRDSSLAMAVLLPDNVNGLAGLEKALNPEQLDKWLQVMKKQTVEVGFPQLKFTKDIELSGILKTMGMTDAFSFGKADFSGMNGNKDFFITSVIHKAFVEVNEEGTEAAAATAVTMEATAMPEEKTTFWADHPFIFLIRDTKTNSILFMGRVENPNE, encoded by the coding sequence ATGATAAAACGAATGATAACCACGGCGTTTTTGGGGATGCTGGCCGTAACAGGGGTTCTCTTATACAATACCGCGCTACAGGCGGATTGGTGCTCGAAGGAATGCAAAAGCCGTTTCAAAGCCGCGGTAATCGGCCATTGCGCCTTCTGCAAGACGGAAATATTTTACAATGCGGACACCTACTGCCAGAAGTGTTCGAAGAAACTTAACCGCTGTGAAGGCTGTGGAATGGATTTGGCTAAAAAATCCGAACCAATAGCGGAACCCGCAAAAAATTCTCCCAAAAAAGAAGAGCCAGAATCAAAGAAAAAAGCGTCCGATGTAAACAAGGTCGTAGCCTACAATAACAAATTCGCCCTTGGCCTTTACGGAATGCTGCGCGCGGAAAAAGGCAACCTTTTCTTTTCTCCATACAGCATTTCAAGCGCACTGGCCATGGCCTATGCCGGCGCCAAAAATGAAACCGCTAAACAGATGGCAAAAACCCTTTACTTTGAAACCGACCCGGAAATACTCCACGAGGCTTTCGCCCAACTTAACAAGGAGTTTAATGGACCGGATAAAAAAGGATATGAGCTAAACGTCGCCAACATGCTTTGGGGGCAGAAAGGCTATAATTTCCTGCCGGCGTTCCTGGATTCGACCAAGAATTTTTACGGAGTGGAATTAATGGAAGTTGATTTTGAAAAGGCAACCGAGGAATCGCGCCAGGCTATCAATAGCTGGGTGGAAAAAGAGACCAAGGATAAAATCAAGGAACTATTGAAAGAAGGAGTTCTAAATGAGGCGACAAGGCTAGTCTTGACAAATGCGATTTACTTTAAGGGAAAATGGCAGTTTATATTTGATAAGGAAGGGACCAAAAACCTCAACTTCCAACTCGCCGAAGATAAATATATTGAAACTCTTATGATGCAGCAGGAAAATGAATTCAATTACGCCCGACTGGAAAACATGCGGATACTGGAGATGCCTTACCGCGACAGCTCTTTGGCCATGGCGGTATTGCTTCCGGATAATGTCAACGGATTAGCAGGCCTCGAAAAAGCCCTGAATCCCGAACAATTGGATAAATGGCTGCAAGTCATGAAGAAGCAAACAGTGGAGGTCGGCTTCCCGCAACTGAAATTCACCAAAGATATTGAGTTAAGCGGAATCCTTAAGACAATGGGAATGACCGATGCGTTCAGCTTCGGAAAGGCTGATTTTTCCGGAATGAACGGGAATAAGGATTTTTTTATCACCAGTGTAATCCACAAAGCATTTGTGGAGGTTAACGAGGAAGGCACCGAGGCCGCGGCGGCAACGGCAGTGACAATGGAAGCAACTGCAATGCCTGAAGAAAAAACGACTTTCTGGGCAGATCATCCGTTTATATTCCTGATACGCGATACCAAGACCAACAGCATCCTCTTTATGGGCAGGGTGGAAAACCCCAATGAGTGA
- a CDS encoding SUMF1/EgtB/PvdO family nonheme iron enzyme, with translation MGMKENELPKTVKDEITDDGMPFFELFGQDEKYHVEKKLGKGGMGEVLSVVDKNIQRKVALKLIIRDKASDASSMSRFIEEVQITGQLEHPNIVPTYELGKTKDGKIYYTMKLVKGVTLEAIIDSLKEKKSTHSIQQYSSNRLLQIFIQACNGIAFAASKGVVHRDLKPENIMVGEFGEVLIMDWGLAKVLGKSERKGGVAKVEGVRESGMVTKTMDGTVMGTPAYMPPEQAAGEVSEIDARSDVYGLGTILYQILTFTPPYVNKDIDKVLEAVVNKPVTPPRKRNPVNHIPKELEAVCLKAMAKNKSKRYASAQLLAADIQSYLEGKSVSALPDALLVRAVKWVKRNKILSGSIAAIVLVTAGLYGGLTYLQYSQKQAEIRNNLSEAEEFVSQNDYEKALESYNKALGLDPDNVFATIGAGDCKEKLSSLAEEEKKHAVESERSKKISELLAPARAFKEAGDKLLQEEIKPIETILFKTFTAEEGHKIDHGKYYKQWLEKQEIIKEKYDKAIQNYQSVYQLNRDNETVNKDLSGIYRIYFDWAEKVNDYKLAEIYGQLLALYDRKGIHADYLKGAGRLKITSNPPGAEVYLFSLKATADKRLSPEGFNTVEMALQDLSKVQSLKLGQTPLDWKDLEMGSYLAVLHKDGYADTRYPVFIERKESEIADVRLLKESEIPEGMVYVPAGEFFPLLNLNAKVILPGFLISKYEVAYGEYVEFMNNSDKKGSEEMIDYCKRMKIDSFVVDAEGKYALRNSVLERIPVAYLVPSQAMVYAMWKSDKKGGKYRLPTMDEWIKAARGADKRLYPWGNVANSIFANISEGAKETYPEFAGSFRMDCSIYGVYDMAGNLSEWTSDYKTTSGQKYHYVKGGRINWEIKNCGIDNTQLYQDAFHTFEVGFRLVKEIE, from the coding sequence ATGGGAATGAAGGAAAACGAGCTTCCAAAAACGGTAAAAGATGAAATCACTGATGACGGCATGCCGTTTTTCGAGCTTTTCGGCCAGGACGAGAAATACCACGTGGAAAAAAAGCTCGGCAAAGGCGGCATGGGCGAAGTGCTTTCCGTGGTCGATAAAAATATCCAGCGTAAGGTGGCGCTGAAGCTGATTATCAGAGATAAAGCCTCTGATGCCTCCAGCATGTCCCGTTTTATAGAAGAAGTCCAGATTACCGGCCAGTTGGAGCATCCCAATATCGTCCCGACCTACGAGCTCGGAAAAACAAAAGACGGTAAGATTTATTATACCATGAAGCTGGTCAAAGGGGTTACCCTGGAAGCTATCATCGATTCTCTTAAGGAAAAGAAATCCACTCATAGTATCCAGCAATATTCTTCGAACAGACTCCTGCAGATATTTATCCAGGCATGCAACGGCATTGCTTTTGCCGCCAGTAAAGGCGTCGTCCACCGCGATTTGAAGCCGGAAAACATAATGGTCGGTGAGTTCGGCGAGGTCTTGATAATGGATTGGGGTCTGGCCAAGGTCCTCGGCAAATCCGAGCGCAAAGGTGGTGTCGCTAAAGTCGAAGGCGTCCGGGAAAGCGGTATGGTGACCAAAACAATGGATGGGACGGTCATGGGCACTCCTGCTTATATGCCCCCGGAACAAGCCGCCGGTGAGGTTTCCGAAATCGACGCGCGAAGCGATGTCTACGGCCTGGGCACCATCCTTTACCAGATACTTACTTTTACTCCCCCATATGTCAATAAGGATATCGATAAGGTTTTGGAGGCGGTGGTGAATAAACCCGTAACGCCTCCCAGAAAACGCAATCCCGTTAACCATATCCCGAAAGAGCTGGAAGCCGTTTGCCTTAAGGCCATGGCAAAAAACAAAAGCAAACGCTATGCTTCAGCCCAGCTTTTGGCCGCGGATATCCAAAGCTACCTGGAGGGCAAATCCGTCTCGGCTCTTCCTGATGCTCTTCTTGTCAGGGCGGTTAAATGGGTCAAGCGGAATAAAATCTTGAGCGGCAGTATCGCCGCTATTGTCTTGGTTACGGCCGGGCTCTATGGAGGACTAACCTACCTGCAATACTCGCAAAAACAGGCGGAAATCCGGAATAACTTGAGCGAGGCGGAAGAGTTTGTATCGCAAAATGATTATGAAAAGGCGTTGGAATCCTATAATAAAGCTTTGGGGCTGGATCCGGATAATGTATTTGCAACGATTGGAGCCGGGGATTGCAAAGAAAAACTATCTTCCTTGGCCGAAGAAGAGAAAAAACACGCCGTCGAATCCGAACGCAGCAAAAAGATATCCGAACTCCTCGCGCCGGCCCGGGCGTTTAAAGAGGCGGGCGATAAACTATTGCAGGAAGAAATAAAGCCGATAGAAACGATTCTCTTTAAAACGTTTACGGCTGAAGAAGGCCACAAAATAGACCACGGGAAATATTACAAGCAATGGCTGGAAAAACAGGAGATAATCAAGGAAAAATATGATAAGGCCATCCAGAATTACCAGTCCGTTTACCAGCTTAACCGCGATAACGAAACCGTCAACAAAGACCTCTCCGGGATTTACCGGATCTATTTCGATTGGGCGGAAAAGGTGAATGACTATAAGCTGGCCGAGATTTACGGGCAATTGCTGGCGCTATATGACCGCAAAGGAATTCATGCGGATTACTTGAAAGGCGCCGGCCGCCTTAAAATCACGAGCAACCCACCGGGCGCGGAGGTTTACCTCTTCAGCCTGAAAGCCACTGCTGATAAACGCCTCTCACCCGAAGGATTTAATACTGTGGAGATGGCATTGCAGGACCTTTCTAAGGTCCAATCTCTCAAGCTTGGACAGACCCCACTGGATTGGAAGGATTTGGAAATGGGCTCTTACCTGGCCGTTCTCCATAAAGATGGCTATGCGGATACGCGCTACCCGGTTTTTATCGAGCGAAAGGAATCGGAAATTGCGGATGTCCGCCTGCTCAAGGAATCGGAAATTCCGGAAGGCATGGTTTATGTTCCGGCCGGTGAGTTTTTCCCGCTATTAAATTTGAATGCCAAAGTTATCCTTCCGGGATTTTTAATCAGTAAATATGAAGTGGCTTATGGTGAGTATGTGGAGTTTATGAATAACTCGGATAAAAAAGGTTCTGAAGAAATGATTGACTATTGTAAAAGGATGAAAATTGATTCCTTTGTTGTAGATGCGGAAGGCAAATATGCGCTTAGGAACAGCGTTTTGGAACGCATTCCCGTTGCGTATCTGGTGCCTTCCCAGGCAATGGTTTATGCCATGTGGAAATCGGACAAAAAAGGAGGCAAATATCGGCTGCCGACTATGGATGAATGGATAAAAGCGGCGCGCGGGGCGGATAAACGCCTTTACCCCTGGGGTAATGTCGCAAACAGCATCTTTGCCAATATCTCAGAAGGCGCAAAAGAGACATACCCGGAATTCGCCGGCAGTTTCCGAATGGATTGTTCGATCTATGGGGTTTATGATATGGCTGGAAACCTTTCGGAATGGACTTCTGACTATAAAACAACTTCCGGCCAGAAGTATCATTACGTCAAAGGCGGTCGGATCAATTGGGAAATTAAAAATTGCGGAATTGATAATACGCAACTATATCAGGATGCTTTCCATACTTTCGAAGTAGGTTTCCGTTTGGTAAAAGAAATAGAATAA